From the Thermodesulfobacteriota bacterium genome, the window GCCTGGCCGTCGAAGTCGAGCCCAGGCGGCTCTCGGCCAGCGGCGGGTAGACCTCGTGGGCTCCGAGAGAGAGCGCCTGGACGCGCGCGAGGAGCCTTCCGATCGCAGCACAGGCGAGGAACCGAACCCGTACCCGCGCTTCCTTCTTGGTTCCCGGCCCAAGGTTAGCTAGACTTGGTTCGAACCTGTCCGTCCGGAGGAACCATGCAGACCGTGAACATGTTCCAAGCGAAGAGCTCTTTGTCGAAGCTCGTGGAGAGCATCGAGAGCGGAAGGGAAGACGAGATCGTCATCGCGCGCCATGGCCGGCCCGCGGCAAGGCTCACGCGGCTGGAGGAAAGGCCGGCGCAGCGTCGCCTCGGGGTCGCCAAGGGGCAGTTCGAGGTTCCCGACGACATCGACGGCGACAACGAGACGATTGCCCGTCTGTTCCTGGGCGGCGAGCCGTGAGGCTCCTGCTCGACACCCACGTGGCCCTGTGGGCGATCACAGACAGCCCCAGGCTGCCCGCCGAAGTCCGCCGGCTCCTCCTCGCGCCCGCGAACGAAGTCTACGTGAGCGCCGCCTCGGTGTGGGAGATCTCCATCAAACACAGCCTGGGGCGGAGGATGCCGATCTCCGGAAG encodes:
- a CDS encoding type II toxin-antitoxin system Phd/YefM family antitoxin — its product is MQTVNMFQAKSSLSKLVESIESGREDEIVIARHGRPAARLTRLEERPAQRRLGVAKGQFEVPDDIDGDNETIARLFLGGEP